Proteins encoded in a region of the Raphanus sativus cultivar WK10039 chromosome 8, ASM80110v3, whole genome shotgun sequence genome:
- the LOC108821799 gene encoding polygalacturonase QRT3-like: protein MRLSCFVCLLLFLLTVSMKFKETLSFRRRDMTKLSEYQDRIQERLAIIPTLPPLSSSSHFPKIMGKVIYPIGYGADPTGRLDSSDAILEALTDAFKLQSGLHMMPHVADLGGMVIDLQGGHYKIGKPLRFPSSGGGNLVVKGGTFRASNVFPGNRHIIELVPPRSGIFFEDVTFRDILFDSSFRGGGILVINSARIRITDCYFLHFTTQGINVKGGHETYISNSFLGQHSTVGGDKQEPSFSGTGIDLSSTDNAITDVVIFSAGIGISLRGEANMVTGVHCYNKATWFGGIGILVKARLTRIDNCYLDYTGIVIEDPVHVHVTNGLFIGDADIVLKSVHGKISGLNIVNNMFSSTSRKNFPIVKVRGKFREIDQVVIDQNNVSGMMLKSTVGKSKVSGNGTRWVVDFSHVLVFPNRINHYQHSFLVRSGKVVASAVTEVSNNVVVVETDRAVAGTVSVVVHQ from the exons atgagactCAGTTGCTTTGTTTGCTTGTTACTATTTCTCCTCACAGTTTCAATGAAGTTTAAAGAGACATTATCCTTCAGAAGAAGAGATATGACAAAGCTTTCCGAATACCAAGACAGAATCCAAGAAAGACTCGCGATCATTCCCACTCTCCCGCCATTGTCATCTTCTTCTCACTTTCCCAAAATA ATGGGGAAGGTGATATACCCGATTGGTTATGGAGCTGATCCGACAGGTAGACTAGACAGTAGTGACGCAATACTTGAAGCTTTAACCGACGCTTTCAAGTTGCAATCCGGGCTTCACATGATGCCACATGTAGCTGATCTAGGAGGTATGGTTATTGATCTCCAAGGTGGCCATTACAAGATCGGGAAACCTCTCAGATTCCCTTCCTCCGGCGGTGGAAATCTAGTG GTAAAAGGTGGGACATTCCGAGCATCGAACGTGTTTCCTGGTAACCGGCATATTATCGAACTCGTCCCTCCACGCTCCGGGATCTTCTTCGAGGACGTGACCTTTCGAGACATTCTATTCGACTCAAGCTTCAGAGGAGGGGGCATTTTGGTAATAAACTCAGCTCGTATCCGTATAACCGATTGCTACTTCCTCCATTTCACAACACAGGGGATCAACGTCAAGGGAGGCCACGAGACATACATTTCAAACTCCTTCTTGGGACAACACTCGACAGTAGGGGGAGACAAACAAGAACCATCGTTCTCCGGGACAGGAATCGACCTCTCGAGCACCGATAACGCCATTACCGATGTAGTGATCTTCTCCGCTGGGATCGGTATCTCCTTGAGAGGAGAGGCAAACATGGTCACGGGAGTGCATTGCTACAACAAAGCAACATGGTTCGGTGGGATCGGCATTTTAGTGAAGGCGCGTTTAACGAGGATAGACAATTGTTACCTTGACTACACAGGTATAGTCATTGAAGATCCTGTTCACGTCCATGTCACAAACGGTCTCTTCATAGGAGATGCGGACATCGTCTTGAAATCGGTACACGGGAAGATCTCAGGTCTAAACATCGTCAACAACATGTTCAGCAGTACGTCGAGAAAAAATTTCCCGATCGTGAAAGTGAGAGGAAAGTTTCGTGAGATTGATCAAGTTGTGATTGATCAGAACAATGTATCAGGGATGATGTTGAAGTCAACGGTAGGGAAGTCAAAGGTTTCTGGGAATGGGACAAGATGGGTCGTTGACTTTTCACATGTCTTGGTATTCCCTAACCGGATAAACCATTACCAGCATTCGTTTTTGGTTCGGTCTGGAAAGGTTGTTGCGAGTGCAGTGACAGAGGTTTCTAATAATGTGGTAGTTGTAGAAACTGATAGAGCTGTAGCTGGAACTGTGTCAGTAGTTGTTCATCAGTAA
- the LOC108820016 gene encoding uncharacterized mitochondrial protein AtMg00810-like — protein sequence MSDDGKLKYFLGIKVDYNAEGMLLSQSAYAKEILVRASMQNCNPVSTPVDLKSKLSQDSGDRVADPTLYRSLAGALQYLTLTRPDLQYAVQQLCLFMHDPRVSHLNAMKRVLRYVKGTITDGLQLYKSSKNTLTAYTDADWAGCPDTRRSTSGYCVFLGSNLVSWSSKRQDTVSRSSAEAEYKGVANVVAETCWIRNLLLELKCPISTATLVYCDNISAVYLSTNPVKYQRTKHVEIDIHFVREKVAMGQVRVLHVSSSSQFAEFFTKGLSTLIFNDFKTSLSVRRPNDKTEGG from the coding sequence ATGTCTGATGATGGGAAACTCAAATACTTTCTAGGAATCAAAGTTGACTACAACGCAGAAGGAATGCTCTTGTCACAGTCGGCTTACGCAAAAGAGATATTGGTCCGAGCGTCGATGCAAAACTGCAACCCTGTAAGTACTCCAGTTGATCTAAAGTCAAAGCTATCTCAAGACAGTGGAGACAGAGTCGCTGATCCAACCCTCTACCGAAGTCTAGCCGGTGCTCTGCAGTACCTCACACTCACGCGCCCAGACCTTCAATATGCAGTGCAGCAGCTCTGCCTGTTCATGCATGATCCTCGCGTCTCACATCTCAATGCTATGAAACGAGTACTACGCTACGTCAAGGGAACTATCACCGACGGTCTACAGCTATACAAATCCAGCAAAAACACTCTCACGGCCTACACTGATGCGGACTGGGCAGGTTGTCCGGATACTCGTCGCTCCACATCTGGTTACTGTGTCTTCTTAGGCAGTAACCTCGTTTCTTGGTCTTCAAAGCGACAAGATACAGTTTCACGTTCAAGCGCCGAGGCTGAGTACAAAGGTGTTGCAAATGTTGTAGCTGAAACTTGTTGGATAAGGAACCTTCTTCTCGAACTCAAATGTCCTATCTCCACTGCAACTCTGGTGTATTGTGATAATATCAGTGCCGTATACCTATCCACAAATCCCGTCAAGTACCAACGAACCAAACATGTGGAAATAGATATCCATTTTGTACGTGAGAAGGTTGCCATGGGTCAAGTACGAGTCCTTCATGTTTCATCCTCATCTCAGTTTGCAGAATTTTTCACTAAAGGTCTTTCTACACTGATCTTCAATGACTTCAAAACCAGTCTTTCCGTTAGAAGACCCAACGATAAGACTGAGGGAGGGTGA
- the LOC108821453 gene encoding uncharacterized protein LOC108821453, translated as MNNNNSSRAGQWLHHYEPHQVQEFTPCFNAISMNSPSGSSLGDGGVAAAHETAGKRARAPRRAIPTTRLNANPSNFRSLVQKFTGRSAVGESIRRKGPVTLDFRSPTTLSKEAIFPVSRDHNNYDKDHDHALNRHVSSVQRHVTWSGEEATTLYQLGEESNSVFYQDHDLLTEYSGNCSYDDVLDHKDYCYHDFYVDTATLEEFMMRDLDL; from the coding sequence ATGAATAACAACAACTCATCTAGAGCAGGCCAGTGGTTACACCACTACGAACCACACCAAGTTCAAGAGTTCACTCCGTGCTTCAATGCTATTAGTATGAATTCACCATCAGGATCTTCCCTCGGAGACGGTGGTGTTGCAGCGGCGCATGAAACGGCCGGAAAAAGAGCTAGAGCTCCGAGGAGAGCCATACCAACTACTCGCCTAAATGCCAACCCTAGCAATTTTCGATCTCTAGTCCAGAAATTCACGGGACGCTCTGCGGTCGGTGAATCCATCCGTAGAAAAGGTCCGGTGACTCTGGATTTCAGGTCCCCAACTACACTCTCTAAAGAAGCTATCTTTCCGGTCTCCCGAGACCACAATAATTATGATAAAGATCATGATCATGCGCTTAACCGGCATGTGAGTAGTGTGCAGCGTCACGTGACTTGGTCAGGTGAGGAAGCAACGACGTTGTATCAATTAGGTGAGGAAAGTAACTCGGTGTTTTATCAAGATCATGATCTTTTGACGGAATATTCGGGCAATTGCAGTTATGATGATGTTTTAGATCATAAGGATTATTGTTATCATGACTTTTACGTGGACACGGCCACGTTGGAGGAGTTTATGATGAGAGATCTTGATTTATAA
- the LOC108820017 gene encoding uncharacterized protein LOC108820017: MSYAMDKAMMALSLEEENKPFDMPNLLQFKSSERNSRSLIRRILNPDIQKMSGLIHDMPRKWQKQGRIRNLPVNYYTKEVITELGEKILGEVLMVAFDPDRPQIQDYVRVKVRFDVSKPLRKTKVINLPEGGSVELRFNYERIQKRCYECQRLNHERDVCPLVVKKRRDAASERRARIIQENRKKELIIGEDDPLFGVLSEDQVGICKTTGREKIATEVLDEMRMYLRMASEEDKAIKIDRVRSSVADAEKDPITQKTMLRLEAAPIFTNQVDRGKGIVFDLDLNSPAQTKA; the protein is encoded by the exons ATGTCTTATGCAATGGACAAAGCGATGATGGCTTTATCTTTGGAGGAGGAAAACAAGCCTTTTGATATGCCGAACCTCCTTCAATTTAAATCATCTGAGAGGAACTCACGAAGCCTCATCAGACGAATTCTAAATCCAGATATTCAGAAGATGTCGGGTCTTATTCATGATATGCCAAGGAAGTGGCAAAAACAAGGTCGA ATTAGAAATCTGCCGGTCAACTATTATACTAAGGAGGTTATCACAGAACTGGGAGAAAAAATCTTAGGTGAAGTCTTGATGGTGGCTTTTGATCCAGACAGACCTCAGATTCAGGACTATGTCAGAGTCAAAGTTcgttttgatgtttcaaaaccTTTGAGGAAGACGAAAGTCATCAACTTACCTGAGGGTGGCTCTGTGGAACTCCGGTTCAATTATGAACGAATTCAAAAGCGGTGCTATGAATGCCAGAGATTGAACCACGAAAGAGATGTGTGCCCCCTGGTGGTCAAAAAACGTAGAGATGCTGCATCAGAGAGAAGAGCAAGGATTATCCAGGAGAACAGAAAAAAGGAATTAATCATTGGCGAGGATGACCCTCTCTTTGGTGTTCTATCAGAAGACCAAGTGGGGATTTGCAAGACGACAGGAAGAGAAAAGATTGCAACGGAGGTGTTGGATGAAATGAGGATGTACTTGCGAATGGCGTCTGAGGAGGACAAGGCTATTAAAATTGATCGTGTTCGATCATCTGTGGCTGACGCAGAAAAGGACCCTATCACTCAAAAAACAATGCTGAGACTGGAAGCTGCACCGATCTTCACTAATCAAGTTGACAGAGGCAAAGGGATTGTCTTTGATCTGGACCTTAATTCTCCAGCCCAGACAAAGGCATAA
- the LOC108821377 gene encoding uncharacterized protein LOC108821377 → MTFSRHIPDAKISVSTTVTKKLDVPNPPPKCCITCLARLIRKVKSKGRLLLSATASRRQQRSLQCRYDPMSYSLNFDGGACGTLADDEDYYFRFYAFSSRYVTANTIKKRPPLSS, encoded by the coding sequence ATGACATTTTCCCGGCATATACCCGACGCCAAGATCTCCGTCTCAACCACCGTGACTAAGAAGCTCGACGTCCCAAATCCGCCGCCAAAGTGCTGCATCACGTGCCTTGCGAGACTCATCAGAAAAGTGAAGAGTAAGGGGAGGTTGCTGCTGTCGGCAACAGCGTCTCGGAGACAGCAGAGATCGCTGCAATGTCGGTATGATCCAATGAGCTATTCACTGAACTTTGACGGTGGCGCGTGTGGTACACTTGCTGATGATGAGGATTATTATTTCCGGTTCTATGCATTTTCTTCAAGATACGTTACTGCTAATACTATCAAGAAGAGACCACCTCTTTCCTCGTGA